Within the Pseudomonadota bacterium genome, the region GAAACAATCATAAAAAAATGAGCCAGAACCTATGATGCAACCTTCAAAGCATATACGATTAGGGGAAAAACAGATTGGAGAAGGATTTCCGGTTTTTATCGTTTTTGAGGCCGGACCGACCCATGATGGAATAGATACGGCAAAAAAACTAGTCGAAGAGGCCGCAAAAGCTGGTGCTGATGCTGTAAAATTTCAGTTGGTTGACCCTGTTCGCTTAGTGCCTGACAGGAAACAGCTTTTTTCCTACCAGATTCTTGAGGAAAGAGGCGGGGAAGCAATGCGAACAGTTACGGAACCTCTTTACGATATCCTCTCCCGGCGAACACTCACTCGTGAACAGTGGGCCGATGTCAAAGCCTACTGTGACAGTTTGGGTATAGTGTTTTTTTCCACTGCTACATTTAAGGATGAGGTTGAATTTCTGGCAGAACTTGGTTGTGAGTCCATTAAAATCTGTTCAGGTGATGTTGATTATCTTCAGTTTATTGATTATTGCGCCAGGAAAAATGTCAGCCTGCAATTTGATACCGGGAATGCCACTTTGGGAGATGTTGAGCGTGCTGTTGATGTGGCATTAGCCGCCGGTAATGATAAGCTTATCGTCCACAACTGTCCTTCCGGTTATCCTGCAAGGCTTGAAAGCATCAACCTTCGAATGATTCTCACATTAAAAACCATGTTTGACTGTCCGGTGGCTTTTTCTGACCATACTCCTGGATGGGAAATGGACATTGCTGCTGTCGCTTTAGGAGCAAACCTTGTAGAAAAGACAATTACCTTAGATCGTTCCACTCCTAGCGTTGAGCATCTTTTTTCAATTGAACCCAAGGAGATGCAGCAATTTGTATCTCATATAAGGGATTTGGAGGTCGCTCTTGGCCATCCGCGGAGAATCATGTCTGATGAGGAGAGAAAAAAAGCTTCAGCAGTTCGGAGGAGCATGATCGTATCGCATGATCTCAATCCAGGTGATGTGATAACTGAAGAGTGTATTGATTTTGCCCGGCCTGGTTTTGGGATCAGGCCGGAAATGAGTCATCTGATTTTGGGGAGAAGGTTGAAAAAAGAAATAAAGGCTGGTTCGTTTGTTGGCCTTGATGATATCGATTGAACATTTAAAGGAGAGTTTTTATGAAGCGATGTTCCAATTGCTGTCTTCCCGAGACACAGGACAGTATACGTTTTGATGAAAATGGTGTGTGTACCGTCTGCAACCAGATAAAAGTCAAAAAAGAAAAAATTGATTGGGATCAGCGTAAAGAGTGGCTGTTGAAACTATGTGAACGCTTTAGAGGGAAGCATGGTTATGACTGCATTGTGCCATTTTCCGGAGGAAAGGACAGCACATACACTCTCTGGTACCTGGTAACTCAGCTAAAACTCAAGCCGCTTGTTATTTCCTTTGATCATGGTTTTTATCGTCCCCAACATCTGGAAAATCGTGAACGGACTTTGAAGAAGCTACATTGTGATTTTGTCAGTTTCAAAGCGAGTTGGAAGATTGTGCGCGAACTGATGCTTGAATCTCTCCGGCGTAAGGGGGATTTCTGCTGGCATTGTCATTGTGGAGTATATGCTGGTTCAATGAGAATGGCTGTTGAAAAAAAGATTCCTTTGATTTTTTGGGGACAACCTGACGCTGAGTATGGAAGCTATGGGTATAGTTACGAGGAAATTCAGGAAGTTAATGAAAGACAATTTAACAGGTTTGTAAATCTAGGGATTACTGCAGAAGATATGGTTGGCATGCTCCCCGAATGGGTTGAACTCAGGGATCTCGAGATGTTTCGGTACCCGAAACTTGAGGAAATCCAGAAACTCGGAATCGTATCTGTCCATCTCGGGAGCTTCATCCCCTGGGATCCTCGGAAGATGGGGGGGGTCATTCGCGATGAACTCGGTTGGAAGTGGAATACAGTTGAAGGAATCCCCGAAGAATATGGCTGGGAAAAAGTTGAGTGCATGTTTACGGGAATTCGTGATTACCTCAAATATATCAAACGTGGTTTCGGGCGCACCACCCATCTGGTTTCGATTGATATTCGGGAAGGACGAAAAAATCGTGAAGAGGCAATGGAACTTATAGACGAATTTGACGGAAAGAGACCTGCAAGTCTTGATCTTTTTCTTGAACTGACCGGTATTAATGAAAACGAGTTCATGGAAATAGCAATGTCCCATGAGGTTGTACCTTATAAACATGACCCGACCAAAAAATTACCTGCTGAGCCATTAGGTGATCAACATCTATGGCGAAACCTTTTAGGCATTGATAGGCAATCGGCTTGAAAGTTTATCAGGGTAGGGTTTTATGATAACTGTATTAGATACCGGTCTGGGAAATTTATTATCTGTCACCAAAGCACTGGAGAAAGTGTCTTGTGGTCGGAAGGTGTTGGTGTCTGATCGGGCGGCGGACTTGGAAGATTCTTCACATATCGTGTTGCCGGGTGTTGGTAATTTCCGTGTTGGAATGCATAATCTCCGTGAAATGGGGCTAATTGAGCCGCTTCGAAAACAGGTTCAGGAAATCAAAAAACCATTTCTTGGGATTTGCCTCGGTATGCAACTGCTGGTAGAAACAGGAGAAGAATCTGGTGAGTGTGAGGGCTTAGGGTTTATTGAAGGGAAGGCGCGTCGGCTTGAAAGTAATGGGCTGCCTCTGCCACATCTAGGGTGGCATGATTTGGAAATTTCAGAACATAAAACTCTTTTTAACGGTGTTTTGTCAGGCCAGGATTATTATTTTGTCCATAGCTTTGTTTTGGATTGTCCTGAAAAATATGTTTCAGCATATTGTACATATGGAGAAAAGTTTGTTGCCGCCGTTCATCATGAAAACATTTTTGGAGTCCAGTTTCATCCTGAGAAGAGTCGTCAGGCGGGACTGGATCTATTTTCCAATTTTCTACGGGAAGAGGAATGCTCAAAATCCGTGTGGTTCCTGTCCTCTTGTTAAAAGATGGACGGATGATAAAGACAAAAAAATTCCAGTTTTATCGTGATACAGGCGACCCTAATCTGACTGTTCGTGTTTATGATGCTCAGGGAGCAGATGAATTGCTGTTCCTGGATATTTCCGCAACGGTTGAAGGTAGAGGCCAACTATACAGCCTTGTTTCACAGAGTGCGAAACAATGTTTTATTCCGATAACAGTCGGCGGGGGTATCAGAAGCGTCGAAGATGCTCGAAGAACTTTTTCTGTTGGAGCAGATCGGATCAGCATTTCTACTGAAGCCGTTGTTCGACCGGAATTTGTTAATGAGCTAGCTGAGACATTTGGTTGCGCGAATATTGTAGTCTGTATCGATGCTAAACTTGATCATGATGGTAGGTACCTTGTTTCATCTCATTGTGGTACTAGGTTGTCAAATAGGGATCCGGTTACTTGGGCAGGTGAAATGGCGGAGCGTGGAGCAGGTGAGATATTACTGCATTTTGTGGACCGTGATGGCATGATGAACGGATATGATTTGGAGTTATTGGAACAAATTACTAGGGTTTCCAGAATACCGGTTATGGCATTGGGGGGAGTTGGCACCTTGCAGGATTTTCTGGACGGAGTCAAAATAGGTAAAGCATCTGCAGTGTCAGCCGCAAGTATTTTTCATTTCACGGACCAGAGCCCTATTAAAGCACACAGTTATTTATATGACCGAGGAATACCGGTTTGCCTGGCATGACGAATAATGAGTTTTTACATATTTCCGGGTCTGGCATGCAGTTGGTGTCTTTGACGACTAGACATGTTAGCAAGTCATACGTCAGCTGGTTAAATGATCAGGACGTTAACAAGTTTT harbors:
- a CDS encoding N-acetylneuraminate synthase family protein, producing the protein MQPSKHIRLGEKQIGEGFPVFIVFEAGPTHDGIDTAKKLVEEAAKAGADAVKFQLVDPVRLVPDRKQLFSYQILEERGGEAMRTVTEPLYDILSRRTLTREQWADVKAYCDSLGIVFFSTATFKDEVEFLAELGCESIKICSGDVDYLQFIDYCARKNVSLQFDTGNATLGDVERAVDVALAAGNDKLIVHNCPSGYPARLESINLRMILTLKTMFDCPVAFSDHTPGWEMDIAAVALGANLVEKTITLDRSTPSVEHLFSIEPKEMQQFVSHIRDLEVALGHPRRIMSDEERKKASAVRRSMIVSHDLNPGDVITEECIDFARPGFGIRPEMSHLILGRRLKKEIKAGSFVGLDDID
- a CDS encoding N-acetyl sugar amidotransferase gives rise to the protein MKRCSNCCLPETQDSIRFDENGVCTVCNQIKVKKEKIDWDQRKEWLLKLCERFRGKHGYDCIVPFSGGKDSTYTLWYLVTQLKLKPLVISFDHGFYRPQHLENRERTLKKLHCDFVSFKASWKIVRELMLESLRRKGDFCWHCHCGVYAGSMRMAVEKKIPLIFWGQPDAEYGSYGYSYEEIQEVNERQFNRFVNLGITAEDMVGMLPEWVELRDLEMFRYPKLEEIQKLGIVSVHLGSFIPWDPRKMGGVIRDELGWKWNTVEGIPEEYGWEKVECMFTGIRDYLKYIKRGFGRTTHLVSIDIREGRKNREEAMELIDEFDGKRPASLDLFLELTGINENEFMEIAMSHEVVPYKHDPTKKLPAEPLGDQHLWRNLLGIDRQSA
- the hisH gene encoding imidazole glycerol phosphate synthase subunit HisH, producing MITVLDTGLGNLLSVTKALEKVSCGRKVLVSDRAADLEDSSHIVLPGVGNFRVGMHNLREMGLIEPLRKQVQEIKKPFLGICLGMQLLVETGEESGECEGLGFIEGKARRLESNGLPLPHLGWHDLEISEHKTLFNGVLSGQDYYFVHSFVLDCPEKYVSAYCTYGEKFVAAVHHENIFGVQFHPEKSRQAGLDLFSNFLREEECSKSVWFLSSC
- a CDS encoding imidazole glycerol phosphate synthase cyclase subunit; translation: MLKIRVVPVLLLKDGRMIKTKKFQFYRDTGDPNLTVRVYDAQGADELLFLDISATVEGRGQLYSLVSQSAKQCFIPITVGGGIRSVEDARRTFSVGADRISISTEAVVRPEFVNELAETFGCANIVVCIDAKLDHDGRYLVSSHCGTRLSNRDPVTWAGEMAERGAGEILLHFVDRDGMMNGYDLELLEQITRVSRIPVMALGGVGTLQDFLDGVKIGKASAVSAASIFHFTDQSPIKAHSYLYDRGIPVCLA